In the Arachis stenosperma cultivar V10309 chromosome 8, arast.V10309.gnm1.PFL2, whole genome shotgun sequence genome, TAAGGAAACCTTATATTAACACATTTTCTGATTTTTCTGCTTACAGAGAGACTCTTAGATTCCCACTGCAAATGGAAGGCTTTACAATAATGATtctgttcttcttctttctgATGAACTATATGGTGGTGGCTTCAACTGCAAGAGACACTATAGATTCACTGCAATCTATCAGTGATGATGAGACAATAGTTTCTTCGGATGAAATCTTTGCATTGGGATTCTTCAGCCCTGGAACTTCCAAGAACCGTTACGTCGGAATCTGGTTTAACAAAGATCCATCCAAGACAGTAGTTTGGGTTGCAAACAGAGAAAAACCCCTCACTGACTCCTCAGGAGTTCTGAAGCTCAACAACACTGGAACTCTAGTCCTTCTTGATCGTAACAATAGTGTTATTTGGTCCTCCAACGCAACAAGATCCGTCATGAATCCGATTGGAAAGCTTTTGAATTCAGGAAATCTTGTTGTGCAAGAAAGAAGTAATAATGGTGCTAGCGAAGAAGATTTTGTATGGCAAAGTTTTGATTATCCATCCGACACGCTCTTGCCTGGACAAAAGTTAGGAACAAATCTAAAAACAGGACAGAATTGGTATCTAACATCTTGGAACAGCTCGGACGATCCATTTCCAGGTAGATATACTTTAGAATTCGATATCAACGGATATCCTCAATTAGTCCTTAAAGATGGAGGATCTAAAAGATGGCGTGCCGGATCATGGAATGGAGTTCAATTCAGTGGAACGCCACAAGTGAAAGAAAACTCAGGCTTTAGATATAAATATGTTTCTAACGAGGAAGAGATATATTTTATGTATGAACTTATCAACAATTCAAACCCTCATAAGGTGGTTCTAACGCCGGAAGGAATCAACCAGAGAAGCCAGTGGAATCCGGACACATCGAGTTGGACCGACTTGGCGAGGCTACCCGCTGATGATTGTGACTACTATGAAACATGTGGAGCTTATTCTAGTTGTAATGTTAACAACTATCCAATGTGTAGTTGTTTGGATGGATTTGTGCAAGATAATAATAAGAAGGAGCAAGGTTTATCAGATGGTTGTGTAAGAAGAACATCATTAGATTGTAATGGAGATGGGTTTTTGAAGTATTCAGGGCTGAAATTGCCAGATACAGAAAGATCATGGTATAGTAGAAATATCAGCATTGAAGATTGTAAGATGGTGTGCTTGAAGAATTGTTCATGTATGGCTTATGCAGCTCTGGATATAAGTGAAGGCGCAAGTGGTTGTTTGATGTGGTTTGGTAATTTAAATGATATTAAAGCTCTGACTCCATATTCTCTTGAAGATATTTACATAAGGATGGCTGCTACAGAACTAGGTATAAAtactttctaatttttttaattaattaattgtttatttttgtttaacggatgcattttttctttttatagaAGCTATGCAGGAAAATAAATCACACAAATCAAACATCCGGAAGAAAAAGACTATCATCATAGTTTGTGCCTTATCTTTTAGTGTTTTAATCATATGCTTGGCCTTCATCGTCTTTAGATGGAAGATACGAAGAAAAGGTAGTTAAGTAACTCCTATATTATTTAAGTAATGTGGAGAAACAGAGCATGTATTGCATTTACATATCACATATGATAATACTTATGCAGGTGTAATGAATGACTATGAGGAAGATCTGCAATTGTCTTTGTTTGATATGTCTACAATTTCTTCTGCAACAAATAATTTTTCAGCTGATAATATTTTAGGAAAAGGTGGCTTTGGTTCGGTATATAAGGTAATGAAACCATTTTACTTTTGTTTTATAAAGCTATAGAGAAATAGAGAATCATAATCTTTTGCCTATGTGTTTTTATAACTTTCAGGGTGTATTAAAGGATGGGAAAGAAATAGCAGTTAAGAGACTCTTACAAAATTCAagtcaaggaatccaagagttcaaaaatgAAGTTATGCATATTGCCAAACTTCAGCATAGGAATTTAGTGAAGCTCCTAGGATGTTGCATTTATGCAGAAGAAAGATTGCTAGTCTATGAATTTATGCCCAACAAAAGCTTGGACTACTTTATATTTGGTTTGATTTCAGAAATCCTTTATGATCATTCAACTGTACTCTAACTTGGTGAATGAgaattctttttttgtttttgaaaaatatgtaaaaatgaatagaccaaaaaaatattatttttctttccaaCACTTGTTAATATCTTTTACCTACAGAAATGATATGAAACAGATTTTCCACTTATGATTTCTTATTAAATTTTGAGATAATCTGTTAATCCATACACTATTTAATTACTTCTCAACTTACAATCTTACTACAAGAAAGATATAATTGGCTACCTTTTGGACAGATGAAAAGAAGAGCATGTTACTAGATTGGACGAGGCGCTTTGACATTATCAATGGAATTGCTCGAGGTCTTCTTTATCTTCACCAAGATTCAAGACATAGAATAGTTCATAGAGATCTCAAAGCTGCAAATGTTTTGTTAGACGGTGAAATGAATCCAAAAATATCAGACTTCGGGCTAGCTAGAAGTTTTGGAGGGAACGAAACTAAAGCAAACACTCGGCATGTTGTTGGAACTTAGTAAGTCTCTTATGCTTTGCTGATTTTTAATATGGGTATGTTGTATGTATGATGGCTTGGCTATAGGTTTGAttttttatccttttcttttcctttggtTGGATGTGCGCAGTGGATATTTATCACCGGAATACATAATTGATGGAGTTTACTCAATAAAATCTGATGTATTCAGT is a window encoding:
- the LOC130944557 gene encoding G-type lectin S-receptor-like serine/threonine-protein kinase At4g27290; the encoded protein is MEGFTIMILFFFFLMNYMVVASTARDTIDSLQSISDDETIVSSDEIFALGFFSPGTSKNRYVGIWFNKDPSKTVVWVANREKPLTDSSGVLKLNNTGTLVLLDRNNSVIWSSNATRSVMNPIGKLLNSGNLVVQERSNNGASEEDFVWQSFDYPSDTLLPGQKLGTNLKTGQNWYLTSWNSSDDPFPGRYTLEFDINGYPQLVLKDGGSKRWRAGSWNGVQFSGTPQVKENSGFRYKYVSNEEEIYFMYELINNSNPHKVVLTPEGINQRSQWNPDTSSWTDLARLPADDCDYYETCGAYSSCNVNNYPMCSCLDGFVQDNNKKEQGLSDGCVRRTSLDCNGDGFLKYSGLKLPDTERSWYSRNISIEDCKMVCLKNCSCMAYAALDISEGASGCLMWFGNLNDIKALTPYSLEDIYIRMAATELEAMQENKSHKSNIRKKKTIIIVCALSFSVLIICLAFIVFRWKIRRKGVMNDYEEDLQLSLFDMSTISSATNNFSADNILGKGGFGSVYKGVLKDGKEIAVKRLLQNSSQGIQEFKNEVMHIAKLQHRNLVKLLGCCIYAEERLLVYEFMPNKSLDYFIFDEKKSMLLDWTRRFDIINGIARGLLYLHQDSRHRIVHRDLKAANVLLDGEMNPKISDFGLARSFGGNETKANTRHVVGTYGYLSPEYIIDGVYSIKSDVFSFGVLVLEIVSGSRNRGFIHQDHHFNLLGHAWKLFMEDKGYEIVYAPMRDTSNLSSMLRSIHVGLLCVQKSPDERPNMSYVVQMLSSESTLPPPKMPGFFTEREMVDEGSSSSNNRTYSINDVTDSILEAR